One Bermanella sp. WJH001 genomic region harbors:
- a CDS encoding DUF1302 domain-containing protein, whose product MNKLKTLTLAVAAISAASSQAIEFEAGPITAQLNTSLSWGVAMRTEDPDTAHIHPANAAAIGMPVANTQAGSTYNYDDGTLNYEKNDLISNVVKGNMDLELVWGDAGAFVRGTAFYDTVIMDEDPNFKPYNDETKDAAGKGYDLLDAFVWYNTYMGDTPVSLRLGRQVVSWGESTFIQGGINSINPINASAVRKPGVEVKEVLLPVNMAYGSFGLTDNVTLEAFYQLEWEKTRVDGCGTFFSTADFVADGCGPVILGGISDERQILEDYQNGSGAMPIATYNRTDEPSDDGQYGLALRWYSEALGDTEFGLYFMNIHSRVPMISGFAANTIDPADGSPFNASNDFGAYPEYIIKYPEDIKLMGVSFNRTLDSGWSISGEVSMTQDRPIQHNTFELLLAGNLLQTSKLFKQRYEEATGNTLDINDPAQVRAAKEALAGEEFDGFDRMDVVQAQMTFLRFFDQVMGASRLTFISEVGVTHIPDLPDRSDARYGRSGTTGMGGFTPVAHDATGDGIVDGFLTCDASATGSLAQGVDGDAGSNINPTYCTNDGYVNKTSGGIRARAILDYPNAFLGVNMKPGIAVGMDFGNGPEPASQFIDERMQLGLSVNFDYLNKYSGGISYTMFEGGDYDALNDRDNVSLNLKVNF is encoded by the coding sequence ATGAATAAATTAAAAACCTTAACACTAGCTGTTGCCGCCATCAGTGCGGCTAGCAGCCAAGCGATAGAATTTGAAGCGGGGCCAATAACGGCCCAGCTAAATACCAGCTTATCTTGGGGTGTGGCAATGCGCACCGAAGACCCAGATACAGCTCACATTCACCCAGCTAACGCAGCAGCAATCGGTATGCCGGTTGCCAATACTCAAGCGGGTTCAACGTATAACTATGATGACGGTACCCTTAACTACGAGAAAAATGATCTGATCAGTAATGTTGTTAAAGGCAACATGGATCTAGAGCTTGTATGGGGCGACGCGGGTGCGTTTGTTCGTGGTACCGCGTTTTACGATACGGTGATTATGGATGAAGATCCAAACTTCAAGCCTTATAACGATGAAACCAAGGATGCCGCGGGTAAAGGTTATGACCTACTTGATGCGTTTGTTTGGTACAACACGTATATGGGCGATACGCCGGTATCGTTGCGTTTAGGTCGTCAAGTGGTGAGCTGGGGTGAAAGTACCTTTATTCAAGGTGGTATCAACTCTATTAACCCAATTAACGCCTCAGCGGTTCGTAAGCCAGGTGTTGAAGTAAAAGAAGTGTTGTTGCCAGTTAACATGGCCTACGGCTCGTTTGGTTTAACTGATAACGTTACCTTAGAAGCGTTTTACCAACTAGAGTGGGAGAAAACCCGTGTCGATGGTTGTGGTACTTTCTTCTCGACCGCTGACTTCGTAGCGGACGGTTGTGGTCCTGTAATCTTGGGCGGTATCTCTGATGAGCGTCAAATCCTAGAAGATTACCAAAACGGTTCTGGCGCCATGCCAATTGCCACCTATAACAGAACGGACGAACCTTCTGATGATGGCCAATATGGTTTAGCTCTACGTTGGTACTCTGAAGCACTAGGTGATACTGAGTTTGGTTTGTACTTCATGAATATTCATAGTCGAGTGCCTATGATTTCAGGTTTTGCAGCCAACACTATCGACCCTGCAGATGGAAGTCCTTTCAACGCCTCAAACGATTTTGGTGCGTATCCTGAGTACATCATTAAATACCCAGAAGACATCAAGTTAATGGGTGTATCTTTCAACCGTACACTGGATAGCGGCTGGTCTATTAGTGGTGAAGTGAGCATGACGCAAGATCGCCCAATTCAGCACAATACCTTTGAGCTGCTATTGGCGGGTAACTTGTTACAAACGTCTAAACTGTTTAAACAGCGTTACGAAGAAGCAACCGGTAATACGTTAGATATCAATGACCCTGCTCAAGTGAGAGCTGCTAAAGAAGCTTTAGCTGGTGAAGAGTTTGATGGTTTTGACCGTATGGATGTTGTGCAAGCACAAATGACCTTCTTGCGTTTCTTTGACCAAGTAATGGGTGCCTCTCGTTTAACTTTCATCAGTGAAGTGGGTGTTACTCATATCCCTGATTTACCAGACCGTTCAGATGCGCGTTATGGCCGTAGCGGTACTACTGGTATGGGTGGATTCACTCCTGTTGCTCACGATGCAACTGGTGATGGCATTGTAGATGGCTTTTTAACGTGTGATGCAAGTGCTACAGGTTCATTAGCACAAGGTGTTGACGGTGATGCGGGTAGTAACATCAATCCTACTTACTGTACAAATGACGGTTATGTGAATAAAACGTCTGGCGGTATTCGTGCTCGTGCGATCCTTGATTATCCAAATGCTTTCCTTGGTGTAAATATGAAACCAGGTATCGCAGTGGGTATGGACTTTGGTAACGGCCCAGAGCCTGCTAGCCAGTTCATTGATGAACGTATGCAGCTTGGTTTGAGTGTAAACTTTGATTACCTAAATAAATACAGTGGTGGTATTTCGTACACCATGTTTGAAGGCGGCGATTATGATGCATTGAATGATCGCGACAATGTTAGCTTAAACCTGAAAGTGAATTTCTAA
- a CDS encoding thiolase family protein produces the protein MSNQDSVVIVSGVRTPMGGFQGSLSEVSATDLGAIVIKEVVERAGLKPEDVQEVIMGNVLPAGLKQGPARQAMRKAGLPDFTGATTINKLCGSGMKATMFAHDLIKAGTNTVMIAGGMESMSNAPYILPNARKGYRMGHADQAMDHMFLDGLEDAETGRLMGSFAQDVADKKGYSREDMDNYAIQSLSRAKAAIEAGLLKDEIVPVTVTNRRGETVVEHDEQPFNANIEKIPTLRPAFKKDGTITAANASSISDGASALLLMSESEAAARGLKPLARIVGHATQSQHPSEFTIAPVGAIENLFAKTGWTKNDVDLFEINEAFAMVAMMPILDLGLDPETVNIFGGACAQGHPVGSTGSRLIVTLMNALKVKGKTKGVAALCIGGGEATAMAIELI, from the coding sequence ATGTCTAATCAAGATTCTGTTGTAATCGTAAGTGGTGTGCGTACACCTATGGGTGGTTTTCAGGGTAGCCTTTCTGAGGTTTCTGCCACTGATCTGGGTGCCATTGTTATTAAAGAGGTGGTTGAGCGCGCTGGTTTAAAACCAGAAGATGTTCAAGAAGTGATCATGGGTAACGTATTACCTGCTGGCTTAAAACAAGGCCCTGCTCGTCAGGCCATGCGTAAAGCAGGTTTACCTGATTTCACCGGTGCGACCACTATCAACAAATTGTGTGGCTCAGGTATGAAAGCCACTATGTTTGCACACGATCTAATCAAGGCTGGTACGAATACAGTGATGATCGCGGGCGGTATGGAGAGCATGTCTAACGCGCCTTATATTTTGCCAAACGCACGTAAAGGTTACCGTATGGGCCATGCGGATCAAGCAATGGACCACATGTTTTTAGATGGCCTAGAAGACGCTGAAACCGGTCGCTTAATGGGCAGCTTTGCGCAAGACGTTGCTGATAAAAAAGGCTACAGCCGTGAAGACATGGATAACTACGCCATTCAATCTTTAAGCCGTGCAAAAGCCGCTATTGAAGCGGGTTTACTAAAAGATGAAATCGTACCTGTGACGGTTACCAATCGTCGTGGTGAAACCGTTGTTGAGCATGACGAGCAGCCTTTTAATGCGAACATTGAAAAAATCCCAACGCTTCGCCCAGCATTTAAAAAAGACGGCACCATTACTGCTGCTAACGCGTCATCCATTTCTGACGGTGCGTCTGCACTGTTATTAATGAGCGAAAGCGAAGCGGCTGCACGTGGCCTTAAGCCTCTTGCGCGTATTGTGGGTCACGCCACACAATCACAACACCCTAGTGAGTTCACCATTGCTCCTGTTGGCGCCATTGAAAACTTATTTGCTAAAACAGGTTGGACTAAAAACGATGTTGATTTATTTGAGATCAACGAAGCGTTTGCCATGGTTGCCATGATGCCAATCTTGGATCTAGGTTTAGACCCTGAAACTGTGAACATTTTTGGTGGTGCTTGTGCACAAGGCCACCCAGTGGGTTCAACGGGTTCACGTTTAATTGTAACCCTAATGAACGCACTGAAAGTAAAAGGCAAAACCAAAGGGGTTGCGGCACTTTGTATTGGTGGCGGTGAAGCGACAGCTATGGCGATTGAATTGATTTAA
- a CDS encoding YbjQ family protein, whose protein sequence is MLISNIEIIPGKRVSNHLGLVQGSTVRAKHAGRDIMAGFKNIVGGELKGYTELLQESRQEAVDRMCEQAKAIGANAVINVRFSTSSITAGASEILAYGTAVIIEG, encoded by the coding sequence ATGCTCATCAGCAATATTGAAATTATCCCAGGCAAACGTGTTAGCAATCATCTTGGGCTTGTACAAGGCAGTACGGTGCGTGCAAAACATGCCGGTCGAGATATCATGGCAGGCTTTAAAAATATCGTGGGTGGTGAGTTAAAAGGGTATACCGAGTTACTACAAGAATCCCGTCAAGAAGCCGTTGATCGTATGTGCGAGCAAGCAAAAGCCATTGGTGCTAATGCAGTGATCAATGTGCGCTTTTCTACGTCCTCCATTACAGCTGGTGCATCTGAGATTTTAGCCTACGGTACTGCGGTTATCATTGAGGGCTAA
- a CDS encoding YbjQ family protein, translated as MESFIQLGIFITLIFLGYFFGRRAEKKHYQSISQREDQFRHIFVSTERLPSGEYIRHDTQLVMGSVVISVDYFKVIIAGLKTLVGGHLTSYESLLDRARREAILRMQQEASDIGAQAIINTKFETSRISGNANKSLGSIEVLAYGTGMIAKS; from the coding sequence ATGGAAAGTTTTATCCAACTTGGGATATTCATCACCCTGATTTTTTTAGGCTATTTTTTTGGTCGTCGTGCTGAAAAAAAGCACTATCAAAGTATTAGCCAACGCGAAGATCAGTTTCGACATATTTTTGTTTCAACCGAACGCCTGCCAAGCGGAGAATACATTCGCCATGACACTCAGTTAGTAATGGGCAGTGTGGTAATTTCAGTGGATTATTTTAAAGTCATTATTGCCGGTTTAAAAACCTTGGTAGGTGGTCACTTAACCTCTTATGAATCATTACTCGATCGAGCTCGCCGTGAAGCCATTTTACGTATGCAACAAGAGGCCAGTGACATCGGCGCGCAAGCAATCATAAATACAAAGTTCGAAACCAGCCGTATTTCTGGCAATGCCAACAAAAGTTTAGGATCAATTGAAGTCCTGGCCTATGGCACAGGAATGATTGCTAAGTCATGA
- a CDS encoding M48 family metallopeptidase: MTTKQNPKFPEGINTSQEQPLKEFFLLVTGVVLTIVVFVACVTYFAQALSPYIPFAWEKSWVSSVVIQADEAEEENQIMQEAQIALQDLLHKLAPQNQIDISYNVQLLDDDTPNAFATLGGQIFVTTGLIKNIKSENGLAMVLAHEMAHIQHRHPIQSLSRGLIIQLVSAMIFSDSSAGTLLNQAGLITLLRFNRDMEREADTSALRTIGEIYGHTQGADEFFTAMLNEHGNDLSVEFFNTHPNTQSRIDALRSNPMLHGKLTPLTSSLSNIKNKF, from the coding sequence ATGACAACAAAACAAAATCCTAAGTTTCCAGAGGGCATCAACACATCACAAGAACAGCCATTAAAAGAATTTTTTCTACTGGTGACTGGGGTTGTGCTAACCATCGTTGTGTTTGTGGCTTGCGTGACATACTTTGCACAAGCCCTTTCCCCTTATATTCCGTTTGCGTGGGAGAAATCTTGGGTGTCGTCTGTGGTTATTCAAGCAGATGAAGCAGAAGAAGAAAATCAAATCATGCAAGAGGCACAGATCGCCTTGCAAGACTTATTGCACAAACTCGCACCGCAAAATCAAATCGATATTAGTTATAACGTGCAGCTACTTGATGATGACACGCCAAATGCATTTGCTACCCTTGGCGGACAAATCTTTGTGACCACAGGTTTAATTAAAAATATTAAAAGTGAAAATGGTTTAGCCATGGTACTGGCCCATGAAATGGCCCATATTCAACACCGCCACCCCATTCAATCATTAAGCCGCGGGTTGATTATTCAATTAGTAAGCGCCATGATTTTTTCTGATAGCTCAGCCGGTACATTATTAAATCAAGCTGGGCTCATAACCTTGCTGCGCTTTAATCGTGATATGGAAAGAGAAGCTGACACCTCTGCTCTGAGAACCATTGGCGAAATTTATGGCCACACCCAAGGTGCTGATGAATTCTTTACTGCCATGCTTAACGAACATGGCAATGATTTAAGCGTTGAGTTTTTTAATACCCACCCTAACACACAATCACGAATTGATGCCCTTCGTTCTAATCCTATGCTGCATGGGAAATTAACACCTCTAACATCAAGTCTATCTAACATAAAAAATAAATTTTAA
- a CDS encoding N-acyl-D-glutamate amidohydrolase, whose translation MKYDILIKNGTYFNGDKTSGIQSDVAIKDGKILKVSATPLNEGDAAEVFDAKDKWVTPGFLEIHSHYDAEVVASPALKESVRHGVTSIAIGSCSISMVNADAEDCSDLFTRVEAVPREAVLPILLEKKKWQDAKGYREFYDNQPLGPNICSFIGHSDMRVAAMGIERATSDAKPTEIEMQAMEKMLEEALDAGCLGMSMMTTKLDKLDGDRAWSRPLPSTFSSWWEFKRLFKILRRRNAILQGAPDAVKKVNVFGFLWQAHGLFRRPMKVTMLTALDLKSNPFLHRITRVSGFIANKLLRGNFRWQTLSAPFTIHLEGLEVNAFEEFETGALLRDMMKDEVSLYKKINEAEFRAQFKKHVSEIFTVGLWHRDFSDGWITDCPDKTLIGKNFEQVGKTYGVDPVDAYFDLATKYKKELKWKTNYGNHRPQIMHKLLNSPYTHVGFGDSGAHIRSLAMYNFPLRFLKYVRDAQLEGKPFMTVAKGVHKLTADLADWFGLDAGHIREGDRADVVIVNPQGLNEDVDGISEAPMEGFGVDRLVKRNDEAVDVTIINGKVAYKKGDYFTESLGKEKGYGSFLENRYVEARS comes from the coding sequence ATGAAGTACGATATTTTAATTAAAAACGGCACTTATTTTAATGGGGATAAAACATCAGGTATTCAATCGGATGTGGCAATCAAAGACGGTAAAATATTAAAGGTCAGTGCAACGCCGTTAAATGAAGGAGATGCCGCTGAAGTATTTGATGCAAAAGATAAATGGGTAACCCCTGGTTTTTTAGAGATTCATAGCCACTACGATGCAGAGGTCGTAGCCAGCCCAGCACTTAAAGAATCGGTACGCCATGGTGTCACCAGTATCGCCATAGGTTCTTGTTCTATTTCAATGGTGAATGCGGATGCGGAAGATTGTTCAGATTTGTTTACCCGTGTTGAAGCAGTACCCCGTGAAGCGGTTTTACCTATATTGCTTGAAAAGAAAAAATGGCAAGACGCCAAAGGCTATCGCGAATTTTATGATAACCAACCTTTAGGGCCAAATATTTGCTCGTTCATCGGACACTCTGACATGCGTGTGGCTGCCATGGGTATCGAGCGCGCTACCAGTGATGCCAAGCCCACAGAAATAGAAATGCAAGCCATGGAAAAAATGCTAGAAGAAGCATTAGATGCGGGCTGTCTAGGTATGTCGATGATGACAACAAAACTAGATAAGCTAGATGGTGATCGTGCTTGGTCACGCCCATTGCCGTCGACGTTTTCTTCATGGTGGGAATTTAAACGCTTATTTAAAATTTTACGTCGCCGAAATGCTATTCTGCAAGGTGCACCAGATGCGGTTAAAAAAGTAAATGTATTTGGTTTTTTATGGCAAGCCCATGGTTTATTTCGCCGACCTATGAAAGTCACCATGTTGACAGCACTGGATTTAAAATCGAACCCGTTTTTGCATCGTATTACCCGTGTAAGTGGTTTCATCGCTAACAAATTATTACGCGGTAACTTTCGCTGGCAAACGCTTTCAGCGCCATTCACCATTCATTTAGAAGGATTAGAAGTCAACGCCTTTGAAGAATTTGAAACTGGTGCATTGTTACGCGACATGATGAAAGACGAAGTATCCTTGTATAAAAAAATTAATGAAGCAGAGTTTCGTGCCCAATTTAAAAAACATGTGAGTGAAATATTCACCGTTGGGTTATGGCATCGTGATTTTAGTGATGGCTGGATCACCGATTGCCCAGATAAAACCTTAATTGGCAAAAATTTTGAACAGGTGGGTAAAACCTATGGTGTTGATCCTGTGGATGCCTATTTTGACCTAGCAACCAAATACAAAAAAGAGCTAAAGTGGAAAACCAATTACGGTAATCACCGCCCGCAGATTATGCATAAATTATTAAATAGCCCATACACCCATGTGGGTTTTGGTGATTCAGGTGCCCATATACGCTCGTTAGCCATGTATAACTTTCCGCTTCGCTTTTTAAAATATGTACGTGATGCACAGCTAGAAGGTAAACCCTTTATGACGGTTGCAAAGGGTGTGCATAAACTCACGGCTGATTTAGCGGATTGGTTTGGGTTGGATGCCGGTCACATTCGTGAGGGAGATCGCGCCGACGTAGTCATTGTGAATCCACAGGGTTTGAATGAAGATGTAGATGGTATCAGTGAAGCGCCTATGGAAGGCTTTGGGGTTGACCGTTTAGTGAAACGCAATGACGAGGCCGTTGATGTGACCATTATCAATGGTAAAGTTGCCTACAAAAAAGGTGATTATTTTACTGAAAGTCTTGGTAAAGAAAAAGGCTATGGTAGCTTCTTAGAAAACCGCTATGTTGAAGCGCGTAGTTAA
- a CDS encoding sulfite exporter TauE/SafE family protein: MELLWILFGCIILLAYTLEAVTGSGSIVIALSLGVLYLPFDKILPILVALNICMTSVLAFKNRKSIDRKLLLTVILPGMFLGTLAGYFAKPYFDDVILKQVFGLLIVWFAARELWRMYHQHKDVNRPLWLTKTITFGAGITHGLFASGGPLLVYAIAGTQIDKARFRATMVFVWFTLNALLTVAFLIDGRMQPVLINVLFYIPLLVVAVKLGNYLHEKTNEQHFRVAIYSLLLMTGVILIISRYLK; this comes from the coding sequence ATGGAATTACTTTGGATTTTATTTGGTTGCATTATTTTACTGGCGTATACCTTAGAAGCGGTGACGGGTTCTGGCAGTATTGTGATTGCATTGTCATTGGGTGTGTTGTATTTACCCTTCGATAAAATTTTACCCATATTGGTAGCGTTAAATATTTGCATGACCAGTGTGCTGGCATTTAAAAATAGAAAAAGCATCGATAGAAAATTACTGCTAACCGTCATTTTGCCAGGCATGTTTTTGGGCACGTTGGCGGGATATTTTGCGAAACCCTATTTTGATGATGTGATTTTAAAACAAGTATTTGGCTTGTTAATTGTTTGGTTTGCCGCGCGGGAGCTATGGCGTATGTATCACCAACACAAAGATGTAAATCGGCCTTTATGGTTAACAAAAACCATTACATTTGGCGCAGGCATTACTCATGGGTTGTTTGCAAGTGGTGGCCCGTTATTGGTGTATGCGATTGCAGGAACACAAATTGATAAAGCGCGCTTTAGAGCCACCATGGTATTTGTTTGGTTTACGTTAAATGCATTGCTGACGGTGGCCTTTTTAATTGATGGTCGCATGCAACCTGTACTCATTAATGTGCTGTTTTACATTCCGTTGTTAGTGGTTGCAGTGAAGCTTGGCAATTACTTACATGAAAAAACAAACGAACAGCACTTTCGGGTGGCCATATACAGCTTGTTGCTAATGACAGGTGTTATTTTAATCATTAGTCGTTATTTAAAGTAA
- a CDS encoding bile acid:sodium symporter family protein: MDPVTIEFNPESLIALNVMIAIMMFGVSLELRTSDFKRIFLNPKAPMIGMFCQFLLLPAVTCLVTIIMNIDPMLSLGMILVASCPGGTFSNIMTWMAKGNVAVSVSMTGVSSIAASVMTPFNFALYAYLNPNTRPLLTEISMDPVGLLLLVLLVLGVPLLLGMFAGPRFPNLSKKIESPLKIFAMILMMALAGIAFAKNTKQFLEYFDLFFWLVVAHNAIAITIGYLGAMAAKLPIADRRAIALEVGIQNGALALVIIFTFFPQASGMLLIAAFWGVWHLVSGLVLSFIWSRMPIKDGSAQLSEVNTAKI; this comes from the coding sequence ATGGATCCGGTTACCATCGAGTTTAACCCCGAAAGCTTAATTGCACTAAATGTCATGATTGCCATTATGATGTTTGGTGTATCACTTGAATTAAGAACATCAGACTTCAAACGCATTTTTCTTAATCCAAAAGCACCCATGATTGGGATGTTCTGTCAGTTTTTATTACTGCCCGCGGTGACGTGCCTGGTCACTATTATTATGAATATTGACCCCATGTTATCACTGGGCATGATTTTAGTGGCCTCATGTCCGGGTGGTACCTTTTCAAACATCATGACTTGGATGGCAAAAGGCAATGTTGCCGTTTCGGTTAGCATGACTGGGGTATCGAGTATTGCAGCCAGCGTCATGACGCCGTTTAACTTTGCCTTGTATGCGTATTTAAATCCAAATACCCGCCCGTTACTTACTGAAATTTCAATGGACCCGGTGGGGCTACTGTTATTGGTGTTATTGGTATTAGGCGTGCCACTGCTACTAGGCATGTTTGCAGGGCCAAGATTTCCAAACCTTTCTAAGAAAATAGAATCCCCTCTAAAGATTTTTGCCATGATCTTGATGATGGCATTGGCGGGCATAGCGTTTGCGAAAAATACAAAACAGTTTTTAGAATATTTTGATTTGTTCTTTTGGTTGGTGGTGGCGCATAACGCTATCGCCATTACCATCGGTTATCTGGGAGCCATGGCGGCTAAATTACCCATAGCAGACCGTCGAGCCATTGCTTTAGAAGTGGGCATTCAAAACGGAGCGCTAGCATTGGTTATTATTTTTACATTCTTTCCGCAGGCGTCTGGCATGTTATTAATCGCAGCATTTTGGGGTGTGTGGCATCTGGTGAGTGGATTAGTGCTTTCGTTTATTTGGTCGCGTATGCCCATTAAAGATGGCAGCGCTCAATTAAGCGAAGTGAATACTGCCAAGATATAA
- a CDS encoding SDR family NAD(P)-dependent oxidoreductase, translating into MSQSVQKVILITGAASGLGWSLTQGYHAMGYAIVMVDIQAKLLAERVMILNDPESIFSLVVDITDTHAIHELANQVQQKFGRLDVLINNAGITHRSLVEKTDPQVFKKVMAVDYQGPVELTLAVFELLKKSQGTIINISSMAGWMPVLGRAGYCAAKSALHQFFEVMRCEVRQHKVNILMVYPSFLDTPIETNALGHDGNKATHKRSMVGGMGSADDVANYIIKAHKNGKERLFPDKFTWFASVLYKIIPTVFLKSMTKKFASELKS; encoded by the coding sequence ATGAGTCAATCAGTGCAAAAAGTTATATTGATTACAGGTGCCGCTAGTGGATTAGGGTGGTCATTAACTCAGGGTTATCATGCCATGGGTTATGCCATTGTGATGGTGGATATTCAAGCCAAGCTTTTAGCTGAGCGGGTAATGATACTTAATGACCCTGAGTCTATTTTTAGTCTCGTGGTGGATATTACCGACACTCACGCCATTCATGAATTAGCGAATCAAGTTCAGCAAAAATTTGGTCGACTGGATGTGCTGATCAATAACGCAGGCATTACTCATCGTTCATTGGTTGAAAAAACAGATCCGCAAGTATTCAAAAAAGTCATGGCGGTAGATTATCAAGGGCCTGTTGAGTTAACACTGGCGGTGTTTGAATTACTCAAAAAATCACAAGGCACCATTATTAATATCAGTTCAATGGCTGGTTGGATGCCGGTGCTGGGGCGAGCAGGTTATTGTGCGGCTAAAAGTGCATTACACCAATTTTTTGAAGTCATGCGATGTGAAGTGCGACAGCATAAGGTGAACATTTTAATGGTTTACCCTAGTTTTTTAGATACCCCCATTGAAACCAATGCGCTTGGTCATGACGGCAATAAAGCCACACATAAACGTTCTATGGTGGGCGGCATGGGCTCGGCAGATGATGTGGCCAATTACATTATAAAAGCTCATAAAAACGGTAAAGAGCGGCTTTTTCCTGATAAGTTTACTTGGTTTGCATCTGTGCTTTATAAAATCATACCGACAGTCTTTTTGAAAAGTATGACAAAGAAATTTGCCAGCGAATTAAAATCTTAG